One region of Pseudoalteromonas sp. R3 genomic DNA includes:
- the prpC gene encoding 2-methylcitrate synthase — translation MAKVLSGAGLRGQVAGKTALSTVGKSGSGLTYRGYDVKDLAEHCQFEEVAYLILKGKLPNQQELDSYKALLKSQRGLPQALKEVLERIPADAHPMDVLRTGCSMLGNLEGEHDFEQQQAITDRMLACFPSIICYWYRFSHDGVRVDVETDDDSIGAHFLHMLHGEKPSELHERVMHVSLILYAEHEFNASTFTARVCASTLSDMHSCITGAIGSLRGPLHGGANEAAMEMIERFESADHAEQEMMGMLERKEKIMGFGHAIYSESDPRNEIIKGWSEKLAADVGDTVLYPVSVRCEAVMWREKKLFCNADFFHASAYHFMKIPTKLFTPIFVMSRLTGWAGHVMEQRADNRIIRPSAEYTGEELRPVPAMSER, via the coding sequence ATGGCTAAAGTATTAAGCGGTGCAGGCCTTCGCGGTCAGGTTGCGGGTAAAACAGCACTTTCAACAGTGGGTAAATCAGGCTCAGGCCTGACTTATCGTGGCTACGACGTAAAAGACCTGGCTGAACACTGTCAGTTTGAGGAAGTCGCATATCTGATCCTAAAAGGTAAGTTGCCTAACCAGCAGGAGCTGGACAGCTACAAGGCACTACTAAAATCTCAGCGCGGCCTGCCACAGGCACTAAAAGAAGTGTTGGAGCGCATTCCGGCCGACGCACACCCAATGGACGTACTGCGCACCGGTTGTTCTATGCTGGGTAACCTGGAAGGTGAGCACGACTTTGAACAACAGCAGGCCATCACAGATCGTATGCTGGCATGTTTCCCAAGCATCATCTGTTACTGGTATCGCTTTAGCCATGATGGTGTGCGTGTTGATGTTGAAACAGACGATGACTCAATCGGCGCACACTTCCTGCATATGTTGCATGGCGAAAAGCCAAGCGAGTTGCATGAGCGTGTAATGCACGTTTCACTTATTCTGTATGCAGAGCATGAGTTCAATGCCTCTACCTTTACTGCACGTGTGTGTGCTTCTACGCTGTCTGACATGCACTCTTGCATCACAGGTGCTATCGGCTCGCTGCGTGGTCCTCTGCACGGTGGTGCGAACGAAGCGGCAATGGAAATGATTGAACGTTTTGAGTCGGCAGATCACGCCGAGCAGGAAATGATGGGTATGCTGGAGCGTAAAGAAAAGATCATGGGCTTTGGTCACGCTATCTACTCTGAGTCTGATCCGCGTAACGAAATCATCAAAGGCTGGTCTGAAAAGCTGGCTGCTGATGTGGGTGATACCGTGCTTTATCCGGTTTCTGTACGTTGTGAAGCGGTTATGTGGCGCGAGAAGAAGCTGTTCTGTAATGCGGATTTCTTCCACGCGTCGGCTTATCACTTTATGAAAATCCCAACTAAGCTGTTCACGCCTATCTTTGTAATGTCGCGTTTGACAGGTTGGGCAGGTCACGTGATGGAACAAAGAGCAGACAACCGTATCATCCGTCCGTCAGCGGAATATACTGGTGAGGAACTGCGTCCGGTTCCAGCTATGTCTGAGCGTTAA
- a CDS encoding LysE family translocator, whose product MYEALFSIALTTALLLGSPGPAPLALAAVGASSGVRRGVPFLSGILLGLLVAIVAAATGLGALLLSYPSLSAVCQIVAIAYLFYVAYKIATNRSGLSQAEGGEVGFRDGFILNLLNPKAYAACIAIFANNSVPDTSPFIGVLLAAATCFAIAVLVDSLWLVLGGVLHRFIKTPEQLRILRLFFAFLLTSLLIWISTTQILS is encoded by the coding sequence ATGTATGAAGCGTTATTTTCTATTGCCCTGACCACTGCGCTGTTGCTTGGCTCCCCGGGCCCTGCACCCTTAGCATTGGCCGCTGTTGGTGCCAGCTCAGGTGTGCGCCGTGGGGTGCCTTTTTTATCCGGTATTTTGCTCGGGTTATTAGTGGCAATAGTGGCAGCTGCAACAGGACTGGGTGCATTACTGTTAAGCTACCCCAGCCTAAGCGCCGTATGCCAGATTGTAGCCATCGCCTATTTGTTTTATGTCGCTTATAAAATTGCAACCAATCGCAGTGGACTATCTCAGGCAGAAGGCGGTGAGGTTGGGTTTCGGGATGGCTTTATTTTGAACCTGCTTAACCCCAAAGCTTATGCAGCTTGTATTGCCATATTTGCTAATAACAGTGTGCCCGACACCAGTCCGTTTATCGGCGTCTTACTTGCAGCAGCAACTTGCTTTGCCATTGCTGTTCTGGTGGATAGTCTATGGCTGGTACTTGGTGGTGTGCTACATCGATTCATAAAAACCCCAGAACAGCTGCGTATTTTACGTTTGTTTTTTGCCTTTTTGTTAACCTCTCTGCTAATTTGGATCAGT
- the prpF gene encoding 2-methylaconitate cis-trans isomerase PrpF: MTFKPQLRVPATYMRGGTSKGVFFNLSSLPEAAQVPGEARDRLLLRVIGSPDPYAKQTDGMGGATSSTSKTVILSKSDKADHDVDYLFGQVAIDKPFIDWSGNCGNLTAAVGAFAISNGLVDASRIPENGIAVVRIWQANIEKTIIAHVPMANGEVQESGDFELDGVTFPAAEVVVEFIDPADGDADMFPSGNLVDQLEVPGIGTFDVTMINAGIPTLFFRAEDLGYTGVELQEAINGDDAALARFEQIRAYGAVKMGLIEHIDEARVRQHTPKIAFVCGAKAYTASSGKAISQQDIDLSVRALSMGKLHHAMMGTAAVAIATAAAIPGTLVNLAAGGGERNSVTFGHPSGTLKVGAEAELANGRWLAKKAVMSRSARVVMEGHVRVPQEQI, translated from the coding sequence ATGACTTTCAAACCTCAACTACGTGTGCCGGCGACCTATATGCGCGGTGGCACCTCCAAAGGCGTGTTTTTTAATCTCAGCTCCCTGCCCGAGGCGGCGCAAGTGCCGGGTGAAGCGCGCGACAGACTGCTGCTGCGAGTGATTGGCAGCCCGGACCCTTATGCCAAGCAAACCGATGGTATGGGTGGCGCGACTTCCAGCACCAGCAAAACCGTGATCCTGTCGAAAAGTGATAAAGCGGACCATGATGTCGACTATCTATTTGGTCAGGTTGCGATAGACAAGCCCTTTATCGACTGGAGTGGCAATTGTGGCAATCTGACCGCGGCGGTGGGTGCCTTTGCCATTAGTAACGGCCTGGTAGATGCCAGCAGAATACCCGAAAACGGCATTGCTGTAGTACGGATCTGGCAGGCAAACATTGAAAAAACCATTATTGCTCATGTGCCTATGGCTAATGGCGAAGTGCAGGAAAGTGGCGACTTTGAGCTTGATGGCGTGACTTTTCCCGCCGCTGAAGTGGTGGTGGAATTTATAGACCCGGCCGACGGCGATGCAGATATGTTCCCAAGTGGCAACCTGGTCGACCAACTGGAAGTGCCGGGGATTGGCACGTTTGATGTGACTATGATCAATGCTGGGATCCCGACCTTGTTTTTCCGCGCCGAGGACTTAGGTTACACCGGTGTGGAACTGCAAGAAGCGATCAATGGTGACGACGCGGCGTTGGCGCGATTTGAGCAGATCCGCGCTTACGGTGCCGTAAAAATGGGCCTGATTGAGCACATTGACGAAGCCAGGGTGCGTCAGCACACCCCTAAAATTGCCTTTGTATGCGGTGCTAAGGCGTATACCGCCTCCAGTGGCAAAGCCATTTCGCAGCAGGACATTGACCTGTCTGTTCGGGCTTTGTCTATGGGTAAGTTACACCACGCCATGATGGGCACAGCCGCAGTAGCGATTGCGACGGCAGCTGCTATCCCCGGTACATTGGTCAACCTGGCGGCAGGCGGTGGTGAGCGCAACAGCGTTACTTTTGGCCATCCTTCGGGCACTTTGAAAGTGGGCGCAGAAGCTGAACTGGCAAATGGCCGCTGGCTGGCAAAAAAAGCGGTGATGAGCCGCAGCGCCCGAGTGGTGATGGAGGGACATGTTCGAGTCCCGCAAGAGCAAATTTAA